Proteins co-encoded in one Epinephelus moara isolate mb chromosome 11, YSFRI_EMoa_1.0, whole genome shotgun sequence genomic window:
- the klhl40b gene encoding kelch-like protein 40b, with protein MALPINPMDEPRMYQQTLLQDGLFDLLENEKLVDCVLKIKDKEFPCHRLVLCACSSYFRSIFLSDMEESKKREIVLEDVEPGVMGLVLKYLYTSKINVTEQNVQDIFAVANLYQIPSIFTVCVSFLQKRLSLSNCLAIFRLGLMLDCPRLAISARNFACERFQLISRDEEFLQLLPSELAAILANDNLNVETEEMVFEALMKWVSQDTQSREKDLPGLLDCVRLRLVSEDYLKEKVEKHKLIAFNPELQEKLQLVRDALSGKMPEVKKSKSKEDGGAEKDGENEDNAEEEGLLPGILNDNLRYGMFVRNLILMVNDAGAVAYDPTGNDCFVASLSTQVPKNHVSLVTKENQIFVAGGLFYDEQNKDDPLCSYFLQYDPATADWLGMPPLPSPRFLFGLAEAENSIFVLGGKELKDQEQTLDSVLVYDRHSFKWGESEPLPYPVYGHATISHNDVVYVIGGKGENKSCLKKMCAYDAKRFEWKELAPMKVARSLSGATVHKDKIYVAAGVTDNGLTDSVEVYDIATNKWSDFVAFPHERSSLNLVSLAGLLYAVGGFAMMPLEDSDETVPKEMNDIWRFDDTEKKWTGILREIQYASGATILGVRLNTLRLTKM; from the exons ATGGCTCTGCCAATAAACCCCATGGATGAACCAAGGATGTACCAGCAGACGTTGCTCCAGGACGGCCTGTTCGACCTGCTGGAGAATGAAAAGCTGGTTGACTGTGTGCTGAAGATCAAAGACAAGGAGTTCCCCTGCCACCGGCTGGTCCTGTGCGCCTGCAGCTCGTACTTCCGTTCCATCTTCCTGTCTGACATGGAGGAGAGCAAAAAGAGAGAGATCGTCCTGGAGGATGTGGAGCCGGGTGTCATGGGGCTGGTCCTCAAGTACCTGTACACCTCCAAAATCAATGTAACAGAGCAGAATGTCCAGGACATCTTCGCAGTAGCTAATTTGTACCAGATCCCTTCAATtttcactgtatgtgtgtctttCCTACAAAAGCGCCTGAGCCTGAGCAACTGCCTGGCTATCTTCAGGCTTGGCCTGATGCTGGACTGTCCCAGGTTGGCCATCTCTGCGCGAAACTTCGCCTGCGAGCGCTTCCAGCTCATCTCCAGAGATGAGGAGTTCCTGCAGCTGCTCCCCAGTGAGCTGGCAGCCATTTTAGCAAACGACAATCTGAACGTAGAAACAGAGGAGATGGTGTTCGAGGCTTTGATGAAATGGGTGTCTCAGGACActcagagcagagagaaagatcTGCCAGGTTTGCTGGATTGCGTTCGTTTGCGTCTGGTCAGCGAGGACTACCTGAAGGAAAAGGTGGAGAAACACAAACTGATTGCCTTTAATCCTGAGCTGCAGGAGAAACTACAGCTGGTTAGGGATGCTCTCAGTGGGAAAATGCCCGAggttaaaaaaagcaaaagcaaggAGGACGGAGGAgcagagaaagatggagagaatgAGGATaatgcagaagaagaaggtctGCTCCCGGGCATCCTGAACGATAACCTGCGATACGGCATGTTTGTCAGGAACTTGATACTGATGGTGAATGATGCAGGTGCCGTGGCCTACGATCCGACGGGGAATGACTGCTTCGTAGCATCACTTTCCACACAGGTTCCCAAGAACCACGTCAGCCTGGTCACCAAGGAGAACCAGATCTTTGTGGCAGGAGGGTTATTCTATGATGAACAGAACAAAGACGATCCACTGTGCTCTTATTTCCTGCAG TATGACCCGGCCACTGCTGATTGGCTGGGGATGCCTCCCCTCCCGTCTCCCCGCTTCCTGTTTGGGTTGGCTGAGGCTGAGaactccatctttgttttgggAGGGAAGGAACTGAAGGATCAGGAGCAAACACTGGACTCAGTTTTGGTCTATGACAGACA CTCTTTCAAATGGGGCGAATCAGAGCCACTTCCTTACCCGGTGTATGGACACGCAACGATATCCCACAATGATGTTGTTTACGTGATTGGAGGAAAGGGAGAAAACAA GAGCTGCCTGAAGAAGATGTGTGCATATGATGCCAAGAGATTTGAATGGAAGGAGCTTGCACCCATGAAGGTTGCACGTTCTTTATCCGGAGCCACCGTTCATAAGGACAAGATATATGTGGCGGCAGGAGTCACCGACAATGGGCTGACAGACTCTGTGGAGGTCTACGACATCGCTACAAACAA gTGGTCAGACTTCGTAGCTTTTCCCCATGAGCGTAGCTCTCTGAACCTGGTGTCTTTAGCTGGCTTGCTGTACGCTGTGGGAGGTTTTGCCATGATGCCTTTGGAGGACAGTGATGAAACTGTTCCCAAAGAGATGAATGACATCTGGAG GTTTGATGACACAGAGAAGAAGTGGACGGGGATCCTCAGAGAGATCCAGTATGCTTCAGGGGCCACTATTCTGGGGGTCCGCCTCAACACACTGCGTCTCACCAAGATGTAA
- the hhatlb gene encoding hedgehog acyltransferase like, b has protein sequence MGIKAALPKYEIYFYNTMLCLAMFWAASWIFDVSSSSVNRKTFRSSVKPGWYYFGRKMDVADFEWVMWFSTFREHILFALSGHVLFAKICSMLAPQYRSLVYMVYGLLAVWTSMGWTYVTLILSHCILLYSISLVKIRWLCFVTGLCTLATFKCEPFVSWQAGFVEGDFELRHVLFYGGCGFTIMRCMSFALENCERKDGHYNILELLKYNFYLPFFYFGPIMTFDKFYVQANKSDLTRKEWEMWNISVQGLIHLGAIIVVDILFHFMYILSIPTDLKLLRHASDWALVGLAYFNLVYDWVKAAVMFGVINTVSRLDHLDPPKPPKCITMLYVFAETHFDRGINDWLCKYVYDYLGGKHDNVVEELIATLCTFGVTILWLGPCEVVLIWAFFNCFGLNFELWTAKFFSMEPFASFETAMTEATSRRIRAIFNTFNFWSIVLYNVLALNSLDFAKLVAKRLLLKGFPITTIIVMFVTYCLIQVIKERERRQALIDDPDPLPPAPPPNAAAPSPTSAVAAPAATTAATPTADPSKEKAE, from the exons ATGGGGATCAAAGCTGCACTTCCCAAATATGAGATCTATTTCTACAACACGATGCTTTGTCTGGCCATGTTCTGGGCTGCCAGCTGGATCTTTGACGTGTCCAGTT ccagtgtgaacagaaagacgttCAGATCCAGTGTGAAGCCAGGATGGTACTACTTTGGGAGGAAAATG GATGTGGCTGATTTTGAGTGGGTGATGTGGTTTTCCACCTTCAGAGAGCACATCCTGTTTGCTCTCTCTGGCCATGTGCTGTTCGCTAAGATCTGCTCCATGTTGGCTCCACAG TACAGGTCCCTGGTGTACATGGTGTACGGGCTGCTGGCCGTGTGGACCAGTATGGGCTGGACCTACGTCACCCTCATCCTGTCCCACTGTATTCTGCTCTACAGCATCTCTTTAGTGAAAATCCGCTGGCTTTGCTTCGTCACCGGTCTCTGTACCCTCGCTACATTCAAGTGTGAACCCTTCGTGTCCTGGCAG GCGGGTTTTGTGGAGGGAGACTTTGAGCTGCGTCACGTTCTCTTCTATGGAGGCTGTGGGTTTACGATCATGCGCTGTATGAGCTTTGCTCTGGAGAACTGCGAGAGGAAAGATGGACACTACAACATCCTGGAGCTGCTCAAGTACAACTTCTACCTCCCCTTTTTCTATTTCGGGCCCATTATGACCTTTGACAAGTTTTATGTTCAA GCCAACAAGTCAGACCTGACCAGGAAAGAGTGGGAGATGTGGAACATCAGCGTGCAGGGCCTGATTCACCTGGGAGCCATCATCGTCGTGGACATCCTCTTCCACTTCATGTACATCCTCTCCATCCCCACTGACCTGAAGCTGCTGAGGCATGCCTCTGACTGGGCTCTGG TGGGCCTAGCTTACTTTAACCTGGTGTATGACTGGGTGAAAGCAGCTGTCATGTTTGGAGTCATCAACACAGTGTCCAGACTGGATCACCTGGACCCACCTAAGCCACCAAAATGCATCACTATGCTCTACGTGTTTGCTGAAAC acattttgacaGAGGGATCAACGATTGGCTGTGCAA GTACGTGTACGATTACCTGGGTGGAAAACATGACAACGTGGTGGAGGAGCTGATCGCTACACTGTGCACTTTCGGCGTCACCATCCTCTGGCTGGGACCCTGCGAGGTGGTGCTGATCTGGGCTTTCTTCAACTGTTTCGGCCTCAACTTTGAGCTGTGGACCGCCAAGTTCTTCTCCATGGAGCCTTTTGCTTCTTTCGAG ACGGCGATGACGGAAGCAACGTCCCGCCGGATCAGAGCCATCTTCAATACCTTTAACTTCTGGAGCATTGTATTGTACAACGTCCTGGCCTTGAACAGTTTGGACTTTGCCAAGTTGGTCGCAAAGCGTCTGCTTCTCAAAG GCTTCCCTATAACCACCATCATCGTCATGTTTGTGACCTACTGTCTGATTCAAGTGAttaaggagagggagaggagacagGCCCTTATCGATGACCCtgatcctcttcctcctgctccccCTCCAAACGCCGCCGCCCCCAGTCCGACCAGCGCTGTAGCTGCACCCGCTGCTACAACCGCTGCTACACCAACTGCAGATCCTAGCAAAGAAAAAGCAGAGTAG
- the LOC126398047 gene encoding glycine--tRNA ligase, whose translation MEEILAPLREAVREQGDLVHQLKEKGASEQELSKAVAELKARKKILEAKELALQPKDDTVDRVKMEDTLKRRFFYDQAFAIYGGVSGLYDFGPVGCALKNNILQVWRQHFIQEEQILEIDCTMLTPEPVLKTSGHVDKFADYMVKDAKTGECYRADHLLKAHLKKLMSDEKCSAEKVTEMEDVITQMDNYTQQELADLFVKYNVKSPSTGNDLTPPVSFNLMFQTSIGPGGNMPGYLRPETAQGMFLNFKRLLEFNQGKLPFGAAQIGNSFRNEISPRSGLIRVREFTMAEIEHFVDPNEKIHPKFSSVADLEILLFSSKAQTSGQSAQIMRLGDAVEQGVINNSVLGYFIGRIYLYLIKAGLSKDKVRFRQHMENEMAHYACDCWDAESKTSYGWIEIVGCADRSCYDLSCHSRATKVPLVAEKPLKEPKVVNVVQFEPNKGAIGTAYKKDAKSVLEYLAACDECYITDQEKILNEKGEFNVETNNKTFKLTKDMVSVKRFQKTLHVEEIVPNVIEPSFGIGRIMYSIFEHSFRIRQGDEQRTYFSFPATVAPYKCSILPLSQNQEFMPFVQQLSEAMTKNGVSHKVDDSSGSIGRRYARSDEIGVALGITIDFDTVNKTPHTATLRDRDSMRQIRAEVSELPGIVRDLANGTLTWAEVETKYPIFEGQETSKKE comes from the exons ATGGAAGAAATACTGGCGCCTTTAAGGGAGGCTGTGAGGGAACAG GGTGACTTGGTGCATCAGCTGAAGGAAAAAGGCGCCTCAGAACAGGAGCTGAGCAAAGCTGTCGCAGAGCTGAAAGCCAGGAAGAAGATTCTTGAAGCAAAG GAGTTAGCTCTGCAGCCCAAAGATGACACAGTGGACAGAGTGAAGATGGAGGACACCTTAAAGAGGAGATTCTTCTACGATCAGGCCTTTGCCATATATGGAG GTGTGAGCGGCCTGTACGACTTCGGCCCCGTGGGCTGTGCCCTGAAGAACAACATCCTGCAGGTGTGGAGGCAGCACTTCATCCAGGAGGAGCAGATCCTGGAGATCGACTGCACCATGCTGACCCCTGAGCCTGTCCTCAA GACGTCCGGACATGTGGATAAATTTGCTGACTACATGGTGAAAGATGCCAAGACAGGAGAATGCTACCGCGCTGATCACCTCCTTAAAG CTCACTTAAAAAAACTGATGTCTGATGAGAAATGTTCAGCAGAGAAGGTGACCGAGATGGAGGACGTAATCACTCAG ATGGACAACTACACTCAGCAGGAGCTGGCCGACCTCTTTGTGAAGTACAACGTCAAGTCTCCCTCCACAGGAAATGACCTCACACCTCCCGTCTCCTTCAATCTGATGTTTCAGACGTCCATCGGACCAGGGGGGAACATGCCCGG CTACCTGAGGCCTGAAACAGCTCAGGGAATGTTCCTCAACTTCAAACGCTTACTGGAGTTCAACCAGGGGAAACTGCCCTTTGGTGCCGCTCAGATCGGAAACTCCTTCAGGAACGAGATCTCACCTCGCTCTGGACTCATTCGTGTCAG AGAGTTCACCATGGCGGAGATTGAGCACTTTGTGGACCCAAATGAGAAGATTCACCCTAAATTCTCCAGTGTGGCCGACCTGGAGATCCTGTTGTTCTCCTCCAAGGCTCAGACGAGTGGCCAGTCTGCACAGATCATGAGGCTGGGCGACGCTGTGGAGCAG GGAGTGATCAACAACTCAGTGTTGGGTTACTTCATCGGAAGAATCTATCTCTATCTAATCAAAGCAGGATTGTCCAAAGATAAAGTGCGCTTCCGTCAGCACATGGAGAACGAGATGGCTCACTACGCCTGCGACTGCTGGGACGCCGAGTCCAAAACCTCCTAT GGCTGGATTGAGATCGTGGGGTGTGCTGACCGCTCCTGCTATGACCTGTCGTGTCACTCCAGAGCCACCAAGGTTCCTCTAGTGGCTGAGAAGCCCCTGAAAGAACCCA AAGTAGTAAATGTCGTCCAGTTCGAGCCCAATAAGGGCGCCATAGGAACAGCCTACAAGAAAGATGCCAAGTCTGTTCTGGAGTACCTGGCTGCCTGTGACGAATGCTACATCACTGATCAGGAGAAGATTCTCAATGAGAAAGG GGAGTTCAACGTTGAGACAAACAACAAGACATTCAAACTGACTAAAGACATGGTCAGTGTGAAGAGGTTCCAGAAAACTCTGCACG TGGAGGAGATTGTTCCCAATGTAATCGAGCCGTCCTTTGGCATCGGCAGAATCATGTACTCCATCTTCGAGCACTCGTTCCGAATCCGGCAGGGGGATGAACAGAGGACG TATTTCAGCTTCCCTGCCACTGTGGCTCCATACAAATGCTCCATCCTTCCTCTGAGCCAAAACCAGGAGTTTATGCCATTTGTCCAGCAGTTAT CTGAGGCGATGACTAAAAACGGTGTGTCCCACAAAGTGGACGACTCATCAGGATCCATCGGCAGGCGTTACGCCCGGTCCGATGAGATCGGAGTGGCGTTGGGAATCACCATCGACTTCGACACGGTGAACAAGACGCCTCACACAGCCACGCTGAGAGACCGCGACTCAATGAGGCAGATCAGGGCCGAG GTCTCCGAGTTGCCAGGGATTGTTCGAGATCTGGCTAACGGCACCTTGACGTGGGCTGAGGTGGAGACAAAGTACCCCATCTTTGAAGGACAAGAGACCAGCAAGAAGGAGTAG
- the LOC126397873 gene encoding glycine--tRNA ligase-like, which produces MLRSAASALLRTSTEISAFCPVSSVRFVRQSLRYPPQNRPFSTSVCLCKKKKKTSLWLQLAEGQTMDGNIEEILAPLRVAVKEQGDLVRQLKQDGAPDVDVTKAVAELKARKRTLEAKELSLQPKDDIVDRTKMEDTLKRRFFYDQAFAIYGGVSGLYDFGPVGCALKNNILQAWRQHFIQEEQILEIDCTMLTPEPVLKTSGHVDKFADYMVKDVKNGECFRADHLLKAHLQKLMSDKKCTAEKKAEMEDVIVRLDNYTQQELTDLFVKYNVKSPTTGNDLAPPVSFNLMFQTSIGPGGNMPGYLRPETAQGIFLNFKRLLEFNQGKLPFAAAQIGNSFRNEISPRSGLIRVREFTMAEIEHFVDPNEKVHPKFSSVADLGITLYSSKAQTSGQSAQVMRLGDAVEQGVINNSVLGYFIGRIYLYLTKVGIAKDKLRFRQHMDNEMAHYACDCWDAEAKTSYGWIEIVGCADRSCFDLQCHARATKVPLVAEKPLKEPKVVNVVQFEPNKGAIGKAYKKDAKIVMEYLAVCDECFITDQEQLLNETGEFTIESEGKTFKLTKDMVGVKRFQKTLHVEEVVPNVIEPSFGIGRIMYTIFEHTFQVREGDEQRTYFSFPATVAPYKCSVLPLSQNQEFMPFVRELSDALTKNGVSHKVDDSAGSIGRRYARTDEIGVAFGITIDFDTVNKTPHTATLRDRDSMRQIRAEVSELPVIIRDMANGTLTWAEVETKYPIFEGQETSKKDTVEE; this is translated from the exons ATGCTTCGGAGCGCAGCATCAGCACTGCTGAGGACCAGCACTGAGATTTCCGCCTTCTGCCCGGTGTCTTCGGTCCGGTTCGTTCGGCAGTCGCTCCGCTACCCGCCCCAAAACCGGCCGTTTTCAACCTCGGTCTGCCTgtgtaagaagaagaagaagacaagcCTGTGGCTGCAGCTGGCGGAAGGACAAACCATGGACGGCAACATTGAGGAGATTCTCGCCCCTTTGAGGGTAGCAGTCAAAGAGCAG GGGGACCTTGTGCGCCAGTTGAAGCAGGATGGAGCTCCTGATGTGGATGTCACTAAAGCTGTGGCTGAGCTGAAAGCAAGAAAGAGAACTCTGGAGGCCAAG GAACTGTCACTACAACCCAAAGATGACATTGTTGACAGAACCAAGATGGAGGATACCCTCAAGAGGCGATTCTTCTACGACCAGGCCTTTGCAATCTATGGAG GTGTGAGCGGCCTGTACGACTTCGGCCCCGTGGGCTGTGCCCTGAAGAACAACATCCTGCAGGCCTGGAGGCAGCACTTCATCCAGGAGGAGCAGATCCTGGAGATCGACTGCACCATGCTGACCCCCGAGCCTGTACTCAA GACGTCAGGACATGTGGATAAATTTGCTGACTACATGGTGAAAGATGTCAAGAATGGCGAGTGCTTCAGGGCAGACCACCTCCTCAAAG CTCATCTCCAGAAGCTGATGTCTGATAAGAAGTGTACAGCGGAGAAGAAGGCTGAGATGGAGGACGTCATCGTTCGG TTGGACAACTACACCCAGCAAGAGCTGACCGATCTGTTTGTGAAGTACAACGTTAAGTCGCCCACCACAGGAAATGACCTCGCACCTCCCGTCTCCTTCAACCTGATGTTTCAGACGTCCATCGGACCAGGGGGGAACATGCCGGG CTATCTGAGGCCTGAAACCGCTCAGGGAATCTTCCTCAACTTCAAGCGTCTATTGGAGTTCAACCAGGGAAAACTGCCCTTTGCTGCTGCTCAAATAGGAAACTCCTTCAGGAACGAAATCTCTCCTCGCTCTGGACTCATTCGTGTTAG AGAGTTCACCATGGCTGAGATTGAGCACTTTGTGGACCCAAATGAAAAGGTCCACCCTAAATTCTCCAGTGTAGCCGACCTGGGCATCACGTTATACTCCTCCAAGGCTCAGACGAGTGGCCAGTCTGCACAAGTTATGAGACTGGGCGACGCTGTGGAGCAG GGAGTGATCAATAACTCCGTCCTGGGATATTTCATCGGGAGGATCTACCTCTACCTTACTAAAGTTGGTATTGCCAAAGACAAGCTGCGTTTCCGACAGCACATGGACAACGAGATGGCTCACTACGCCTGTGACTGCTGGGACGCCGAAGCCAAAACCTCCTAC GGCTGGATTGAAATCGTGGGATGTGCAGACCGGTCTTGTTTTGATCTGCAGTGCCATGCGCGAGCTACAAAGGTCCCTTTGGTCGCTGAAAAGCCTCTGAAAGAACC CAAAGTTGTAAATGTCGTCCAGTTCGAGCCCAACAAAGGAGCCATTGGGAAGGCGTACAAGAAGGATGCTAAGATAGTCATGGAGTATCTGGCTGTGTGTGACGAGTGCTTCATCACAGACCAGGAGCAGCTGCTTAATGAGACTGG AGAGTTCACCATCGAGTCAGAAGGCAAGACCTTTAAACTCACAAAGGACATGGTCGGGGTGAAGCGATTCCAGAAGACTCTGCATG TGGAGGAAGTTGTCCCCAATGTAATCGAGCCCTCCTTTGGCATCGGTAGGATCATGTACACCATCTTTGAGCACACATTCCAAGTCAGAGAAGGTGATGAACAAAGAACG TACTTTAGCTTCCCCGCTACTGTAGCTCCATACAAATGTTCCGTCCTGCCTCTGAGTCAAAACCAGGAATTCATGCCCTTCGTGAGGGAGCTAT cTGACGCGCTGACCAAGAACGGTGTGTCTCACAAGGTGGACGACTCTGCGGGATCCATCGGGAGGCGTTACGCCAGGACCGACGAGATCGGAGTGGCGTTTGGCATCACCATCGACTTCGACACAGTGAACAAGACGCCTCACACAGCCACGCTGCGAGACCGCGACTCGATGAGGCAGATCAGGGCCGAG GTCAGCGAGTTACCTGTGATTATTCGGGATATGGCTAACGGCACATTGACCTGGGCAGAAGTGGAGACCAAGTACCCCATCTTTGAAGGACAGGAGACCAGCAAGAAGGACACAGTCGAAGAATAA